The following DNA comes from Ricinus communis isolate WT05 ecotype wild-type chromosome 10, ASM1957865v1, whole genome shotgun sequence.
GATAAGAACTTGATCCATCTTCAGAAAAAACACTCTTCAAAATTGCATTTACAACTGATTCTAGATCAGACCTGACACATCATCAACACAAGTAAATAAACAGTACACAAGAAAGAAACTACATATACACCGTAACAACATAAAAGAACAAGCATAAGTGCAAAATCCACACTTTAAGTTAAGCATATCCAAGTAAAGCTAGtagaaataaacataaatataccttgcaACAACACCATCATCATTTACGTCgactaattgaaaaataaactcCTCAATTTCATCTCTTGTACCTTTCTCATAAATGCTCTGCATGTATACgaataaaattttcaacataaatagaaatataaaatacactaaaatgaaattaaaagggtcaaataaaaattcttactTTAGCAATTACAAGGTCTTCAAATATGAGTTTGTCATCTTTTCGCTTCTGGATAACTAAATTGAATAATCTCTCACCTAGATAACTTTTCAATCCAAAATATGccttaaaagaatttataaagtCCTGTTagttccaaaaaaaaaaaaatcacaaaaaggGTATTTAGCCAATTGAAAAATTAGATTACCTGAAAAACAGAGAGGGAGATGGATTTAGCATTGCTATTTGATTGAGAAGCCAAAGAAGCAAAAAGTGATTTGAGGTGATCAAGTTCATGTGGAGTAAAAGCTCTgtactaaaactaaaatttctcaattatataaacaaataattaaaacaaaaagaatttagaGAGATAAAGAGAGTTGggttttagagagagaaacctgGTGGCAGAAGTGAAGCGAGGATTTGCAGGAGGAGATTGAGAGTTGCCCATTTCTGGTTTCTTCCTTTGAAACTAAATCATTTTGcacttctaatttttaatatttatatatttcccTTTTGAATAGATGACCTtgtattttatgataattttatatggaACCCCAACCGCCTAGGCATATGATCAAATCAGTCCTGGGCTGTGATGGATTGATCAAAATCCATAATATTAATCAagtaaatatcttattttccCTCTTTTCATACAACCTCAAATTAATCTAGtttaatttgatgttaataAACTTAAACAAGTTAAGTCAAGTTCTGatatcatttaaattttaaattagtcAGAGTTCgagtaagaaaaattaaactcgattaaatcaaattaaatttcatctcttaatattttgagttatgacaataatttcttttatttaattttattactataaaaaataataattttattttaatttaattatcctCATTATAAGTAATATGGAGGTAAAGTATACATAGTATAGAATATGTGGAAATCAAGATATAAACATTAAAACAATagttattatttctaaaaattagattaatctATGTTATATTGTTAATCTTCAAAATCTACTTTAAAAGTCTAAGATGTCAAAtcagaataataaattattatatcaaataactttgatataaatattttagtccATTTTATACTTAACGTAgtataatagtttttttttttttttttatcatcatATAACTGTTATTATGAAGGTATAAATTTTCTTCAAGACTTACTGTGAAAATATTACAATTCTACTGTGACCTCGACTGGATTCGGCTTAATCACaagaattttacaaaattGGGGGTCAAAAGTACAAATTCCAAAAGACAAGTGGAAGGAAAATGCAGCGTCGAATTAGTCGCTAACATGTAAGACACTGATAGAGTTTCCAGTGATTTTATACTCTTGAAAAAATTTGACAACGAAACCAATTTAGAAGACAACGAGCACCATTGCAGATGCCGCTCTTATTAGTCAGGTCAGCGATCTGATCTTGAAACTGACACCTCTAAATCAcccttttcttgatttttcttctttttcttttaactgaaacttgcttttttttcttttttttttttatttcttttggttATGATATGAGCAGATTATTGTGCGAAAGCTGCTGGATTTAAAGAATGTCGAGGCCATGGGTACTGGTATTTATGGTAATGTTAATTGTATTCACATCTCAATTTGAATGGAAGCAGCAATTTGGGACTGAGATTGAAGCCACTCCAACTACTATTTCAAGGACGGACCAATTTCATTCCAGAAGAGAAGAAACTGTTAAAGAAAAGGTTCtcacaaaaatttatttatttatagatgttaccattttttttttttttttttttttgtggaaTTATTTCTTAAGGCTAACTGTTACTTTTGTTAACTTGATTTGCATCAAAACtgaataaatatatctaaGGGGTTGAAGTTCAAGTTGAAGATGAAGTTGaagttatttactttttaatgtAATTACCTGAGTTATTGTGTAGTCCACTAGTGGGTTGTGATGTAAAAAAGAGGATTTAATAGTTGTTAGAAGTAGAACTTTCTCAAAATCCGGGCATCCTAGTTAGATCAGGATTGAAGTTGGTTTTGGTTTATATTTGGTACAATGAAGACGGTACCTTTGGAATCTGGCCTCTGTTGAATAAGTCTGTTGTCAGATTGTTTAATCGTTTTGACCACGCTAAGTGAATATCATAACAAGTTTCATCTACTTCTGcttattcttctttatatTCTTTCATAGAGAAAGGATTGATTGAGGAGAAGAAGAGAGTTACAAGAAGTACAAGGTGCTAAGATTATTAAATCCACATAAACCTTAGGGAAGTAGAGCTCCATTAAACTTGGTTAGACTGCAAGAAGATGGCAGGATTGATTGGATACAGGCATACAAAGAATCTCCTATGAAAGATCAGGAAACACATTCAGACATTTTGGGAAACAGAAACCTATCATTACTGTTGATTACGATATGCCTGCTCATCATGTGCATGTGTTAAGACTGCGCTAATCATGCAAGTCTTAATCCTAGAAAACCTGGTTGCTTTCTCTTGGGGAGGAAAGCCACAAGCGAACCTAATATTTTACttctaaagaagaaaaaaaacaactcTTGTATCTTCCCTGAAGCAAGAATCTCAAATACAATTAATCCAGAGTATCAACAGACTTTCACTTTTATTCTCAAGTCATGCCAACATTGCAATTTGACCTCTACAACCTTTCATAGAATTGGATCACCTGTACCCaacaacttttaatatttgacaGAAGTAGCTAAGCTTTTTCttctcaatttttctttttctcataacTGAAAAGACCCTGTAGATTggtgtttttttttaagggaagaatttaattttgagtCATTGAGGAGATTCACACTTCATGGATGATTAGACACTCAATTAAGTTTTTTTCTAGGAtttctcttttataaattttgtccAATGATGTACTTAGTAGCTTGCTGTTATGGACCTTTCCTATCTGTGCCCTTGTCAAATGTTTATCTTTTCAATTGTTCATTTTCTTagtaattgtttatttttctggCGTATAGCaacaaaatgaaattttgGTAGTGATGATAGTTTTGTTCTCCCACATGTGCATGAAACAGTTATTGGACTACTCAATTTTAGTACTCTCTGATAATTACTCATTGACAaggattatctaatcatagTTCATGCCATTTTTAGATTACAAATTATCTTTCATAGCGTAGTTGGAAATTTCTTACGGTTTTTCTCagactttctttttctcttttgatatTTGTGAATCCTTGATGAATATATGCTTACTGTAGGAGTTCTTCTCACTGGGAATTCTATCCCAAGCTTTCCTGATATTTTTGCATTGTTCAACAGTATTAATTTCTCACTAATGCACTTCGCGTAATCTTATCTTCCTTGTGTttgctttctctcttttctttattttttttattggttaaaaaattcttaacatAAATTAGTTTCTTCCATATTTGAATGTCGATTTTCTTTCAGTCTGACTGGATAGCTTGAGTTTCCAGGTCATCCAACAGTTAGTcaagatttataatttttgtttttttgtctATGTTAACTCTATGGGCTCTCAACTTTGCTGCAGATTATCCTCTCTCAAGAAAAGAATATTCAGAAACTTAATGAGCTGGTCCGGAGTCTTCAGGAACAGTTGATACAATGCAGAAGTGAAAATTATGTTGCCAATGGCACTGCAATGCCTGTGAATGAAGCTGAACACTTGAATGAGCTGGAGCAGCAACCGATCTTGGAGGACTAGACATGGATAATGCacatttaacaaaaaaaatgcTTGGTACGTGCAAATATTTGAACCTTTATCTTTGTTGCTCAGCAAATCAAATTCTGTGAAGATGGTTACATTATTTAAGTTGATTTGTATAATGCAATTTTAATCCATGTCGCCACTATGTTGCACAAACTGAACCCAAATGATTTGGTGGATGAAATCTTTCTGTAGCAGGTTGTAGATATTTTCTGCTTTGGAGTAGAAACTGATGAGCCAATACTACTTCAAAGATCTTTGTGCATGTGGCATTGTTGATCTCTGTTTCGCTAGGTCTCAAGCAACTGAGACTTTAAATTATACATCTGTCAATCCTATTACAATGGTTGTGGTTTCTGGTCTATCTGATTTCACATTCTCACTACCAAATGGCATGGCCTTTCTTCTGAACTGGTCTACTGCGCATGTCCAATTGTTTCTGTTCAAATTTACTTAACCCTTCATTTTACCTTAAAATTCTGTTGTATAAGGATGTGCAGACATAGAAATGAAATTCTTACAGTTCAAATTAGCAAGAAACTCCTATGGCAAGTCCCACTtgggaattttttttttctactatACTTATACTTGAGTCTAAGAAACTTGCATTAGTTTGaagttgaaaagaaaagggccATCATCATGTAGGAGCATGTTATGCACGACTCTCATGTGACATGTCAGGGATATAGATACTGTTTTTGGGCATACATAGATGATTTTCCATTGGATCTTGTCCAGTTTTTATGCTGTTGCTTTGGCTCTTCTTCAAAGTCGTCATCGCAGtggaataaaaattattagtgcCTATCAAATTTAGCCTTGAAAATGAACAAACATATAAACAACCTTCATCCCAACTCTTAATTTCTGTGATGCTGCTGCATTTCTTGTGAGATTCAAGAATTTCATTTTGTTTACTTGCTCCCTTGATCACCAGCACAGAATAATTGTGATTTGGCCTACCAGTTTAACTTCTACTCAACTGTCAATTTATTACTATGTGCAGATGCATTTAGTTAGTATGGTTATTATTCTTGCTACCATTTCTGGATAGCCTTTACTCTTTAGTTCCCATCAAttgtctttatttttatgacaACTTGCAGCTATAACTTCAAAAGctcaaatatttattagtagaaCATGCACTGTTGGTTGCAATTTATGTGTACTATTCATAAGGTGAGAATTTGAAGGGCTCTTGGTGTATCTTTTGAATGACTGAATAATTGATGCGATGTATCAAGGAAATCTACTTTAGATTGGGTGGGTCAATTTAATGTCTCAACCATCTAAGAGAAAAGTTAGATGATTAACATTCCAGTCAAGAAGAGGGTTCAGATTGATGATTATTTAGCTGAATTCTTTATGTTCATGTTATGATCTATTATCGGTTAAATCTGTTATATGGTGTCGGAGTTATTAGGTAGGAGGAGTGTATGCATTTCCCTTTGAGATAAGTTTGTGGGTCAAGTGCCTGTGAAAGGAAGGGATCTATCTACCTAATAAATTTCTCTATCTGGCCTCTCTGATATCTAATAGGGGGACCTAATTTATCTTAGGTATTGTTGTGTGTACGTGATTGGCTTGATTTTAAGGAAATGAGTATACGAGGGATAACCTTAACAGAATGTCTACAACCTGCCAACTTCCTGTAATATACTTGTTGACCCATTAccagaaacaaaagaaaaaaggaaaaggaaactGGCTTTGACTTGTTGACATCCATCCAAAATGACTGAACTTACAtctttgaaataatttaaagcCTGAACCAAGGTTTCATGGGTGCCTGTGGATGAAACTTTACTAAGTGAGTGCTGCTTTCCCCCAACTATTGGATGCTATGGATGAGACTTTGTTAGCTACTAATCACATACCATTTCTACAATATTCTGATGGTAAAGTCGAATATCATATAGACCCCAAACTCTAATATGGATGTAACCATTTAAGGATGagaatttatcttttctaGTAATTAAGACAAAATTTCAATAGAATATTCTATCACAGTTTTGGTAGAAGAAAGCAATCTGTAatcctttttttctctatGCTAATCTCTATTGAGTCACCAGCTGGTGAAGgggaaaaattgaaaagaagaataaacaaaaatgGTTTTCATCAGGTGGAAGAATCCCAGTAAAATTGTTAAGTAGGACATTTAAATGAAATCCTGATAGCAGTCATGGAAATAATTCCACATGGAAGTAAATCCCTATCTCCATCTAAACCCAGTCTCAATCTTGAAGCAAAAGGTGGATGCCACTCTTAATTTCTTGGACAGATCAaccataaataaattataacctTACCCACCTCCCCAACAGAATTAACTTAATGACACATAATGCAATTTATATCAGTAGTTAGCAGTCCCTTGATGAAAACAGAACATGTGCAAATTCTAAACCCTAAATAGCCTCAATCAAAGTGTTTGCCATGCccatgaaaaataaaataaaatatagtggTCTCACTTTCATAACCAAATTTCCCTTTTAATGCTTTAAAGAAGGAATTAATCACGGGATGCTAATCTGTTGCCATCGATCTTTCTCACTAGATAATAACATCATTAATGCCTCCTCTAacttttcattcttttctaCTTGTAAATTTAAGAGAAGTGTCTCTCATGGAAATTCAATGCAGCCCAAAGACATGCAAATCAGATAACCTATGAGTT
Coding sequences within:
- the LOC8271119 gene encoding uncharacterized protein LOC8271119, encoding MSRPWVLVFMVMLIVFTSQFEWKQQFGTEIEATPTTISRTDQFHSRREETVKEKIILSQEKNIQKLNELVRSLQEQLIQCRSENYVANGTAMPVNEAEHLNELEQQPILED